The Thermodesulfobacteriota bacterium genomic interval ATGGTCAGGAGCACGAGCCCGTACCCGATGCCGCACCCGAGCCCGTCGAGAAACGAGAGCACGGGGGGGTTCTTGGCCGCGAACCCCTCGCACCGCCCCATGATGATGCAGTTGGTGATGATGAGGCCCACGTAAGGCCCCAGCGCCTCGCTGATGGCCGGCAGGTAGGCCTTGATGGCGATGTCCACCACGATCACGTAGGAGGCGATGATGAGGACCTGGGCCATCATCCGCACCCGCTTGGGGGTGACGGTGCGCAGGCAGCTCACGGTGAAGCTCGACATGGCGGTGACGAAGACGAGCCCCGCGCTCATCACCGCGGTGTTCACCAGGAGGTTCGTCACCGCCAGGGCCGAGCAGATCCCCAGGATCTGCCGGTAGATGGGGTTGTCGTCCCAGATGCCCCGGCGCAGGGTGGAGACGCCCAGGCTCCGGCGCAGCCACAGGGTGGGGCGCATGGCCATCAGCGGGCCTCCCCCCCGGCCAGGGCGGAGTGCCGGCGCAGGTCTTCCAGGAAGCGGTTCAGGGACTCCTCGAGACGGCTGCTCGTCTGGGTGGCCCCGGTCACGGCCTCCACCTCCCGGGGTTCCCGGGGCGGCCGATACACGAAGGTCAGGGCGGGCCCTCCTCCGGGGGGAGGCGCCAGGGGCTTGCCCCGGAACTGCTCCCGGAACCAGGCTTCCGTGATCCGCCCCCCCAGGCCGGGGGTCTCCTGGTGTTTGGTGAAGGCGATTCCCAGGATCTCCGTCCCCCCGGGCTTGACCGCCAGCACCCCGCTGATGGGGCCCCAGAAGCCGGGCCCCTGGAAACGGAACCCGTAGCCCAGCAGCGCGCCGTCCTCACCCCGCACTCGGTAGTACTCCCCCTGGGGCGCGGCGAGCTCTTCCACCCGGCGGCTCCACAACCGCGCCAGGGCGTCGGGCTCCCGGGGCGCGGGCAGGTGGAAGGCCGAGAGCACGTGCTGGCGAAACTGGGCCCGCTCGCCGGCCTCCACCCGGTCACGGGTCACCAGGGCGAGCGAGCTCACCACCGCGCCGAAGAAGGCGGCCAGCACCACCATGAACCCGATGGGGTAGAGGGGGGAGCTCTTCACGGGTGGGACTCCCCCGCCCGCCAGGCCTTCCAGGCGCCCAGCCCCTCCTCCAGGATGGGACCGAACATGTTCCCGAGGAGGATGGCGAACATGATCCCCTCGGGGAAGTTGCCCAGATCCCGGATGAGCGCGGTCGCCAGCCCGATCACCGCCCCGTAGGCCACCTTCCCCGGCCGCGTGCGGTTGGCGCTCACCGGGTCGGTGGCCATGAAGATGGCCCCGTAGAGGAAGCCACCCGCC includes:
- a CDS encoding FMN-binding protein, with the translated sequence MKSSPLYPIGFMVVLAAFFGAVVSSLALVTRDRVEAGERAQFRQHVLSAFHLPAPREPDALARLWSRRVEELAAPQGEYYRVRGEDGALLGYGFRFQGPGFWGPISGVLAVKPGGTEILGIAFTKHQETPGLGGRITEAWFREQFRGKPLAPPPGGGPALTFVYRPPREPREVEAVTGATQTSSRLEESLNRFLEDLRRHSALAGGEAR
- a CDS encoding NADH:ubiquinone reductase (Na(+)-transporting) subunit D — its product is MRPTLWLRRSLGVSTLRRGIWDDNPIYRQILGICSALAVTNLLVNTAVMSAGLVFVTAMSSFTVSCLRTVTPKRVRMMAQVLIIASYVIVVDIAIKAYLPAISEALGPYVGLIITNCIIMGRCEGFAAKNPPVLSFLDGLGCGIGYGLVLLTIAFFRELLGFGTLFGAPVLPDGFTRWVIMVMPPGAFFMLGLVMWLLRTVQKPRSPAEGG